TACTTCTATTAATTGCTTTATTTAAAAGTTCTTTTAAACCAGTTCCTTTAGTTGCTGATGTAAGAACAACATCCATTTCTACTAATTGAGAAAATTTATTTAAATCTAACTTATAGTTTAATTTTTCAAATTCATCATAGAAATTAAGAGCCATAATCATAGGCTTTCCTAATTCTTTTAAAAGCATTGTGAAATATAAGTTTCTTTCAAGGTTTGTAGAGTCTACAACGTTTATAACAACATCGGGATCCTCTTCTAAAATAAAATCCCTAGTGATTGTTTCCTCTAATGTATATGGACTTAAGCTGTAAACTCCAGGCAGGTCTACAAATTTAATAGTTTCACCATTGTAAGTAAATTCCGCTTCTTTTTTTTCTACTGTAACACCAGGCCAGTTACCAACTTTTAAATTTGAACCAGCTATAGCATTGATAAGAGCTGATTTACCAACATTTGGATTTCCAGCAAATGCTATTTTTATCATAAATCTTCCTCCCCAATAATAATTATTTTGTAAATTTTTCTACTTCAATGTGATTAGCATCTTCTTTTCTAATGGCGATTCCAGTAGATTTAATAATAAATTCTTGAGGATCTCCAAGGGGAGCATTTCTTTCAAGCTTTATAATTTCACCGGCAGTAACACCCATGTCAACTAATCTTTTTTTCAGTTCTCCAATTCTTCCAATTTTAATAATTTTTGCACTTTCTCCTCTGTTTAATTCAGATAATTTCATATTAACTCCTCCAAAATTAAGAACTCTATATATTTTGAATTTCAAAGTATTTAGCGAAAATAATTCACAGCCCTAAGGCTGTGAATTAACAATCTCCTAGAAGAATTTTGTTCGCTAAACTGAAATTAATTACATACTTACTCTCGTTTATTTTAACTATAAAATTATTATTATCATCTTTTACAAGACAAATATTATTTCCTATACAAAATCCCTTTTCAATAAGTCTATTCTTATCCGTAGAATTCCCTCTTATTTCTTTTATAATAAAATTTCTGTTATGTTCTACAAAAGCTAGTGGTACAAGCATAGTAGACCTCCTATTAAAAAGTGATATCTTTACGTTGAAATTATATTATATAAGTAGATATTTGTCAATGATAAAACTTTGATAGTAAAAGTATTTAATCTAAGAGTTCTTTTATACTATTTAGAATAACACTTCTTATTTCAGGATTATCTTCTCCAATGGCTTTAATTATATTTTTTACTTTTAATCTTCTTGAGTTATCGCTAGTTTCATAGGGACATTCATTAATTAAAATAGGTAAATTTAATTTTTTGGCATATTTAATAGTATCTTTTTCTTCAACATAGGCTAAAGGTCTTATTACAGATACTCCGTACTCTTCAGAAGAATACATAGGCTTCATAACATTCATATTCCCTTGATAAAAAACATTAAGCAAAAATGTTTCTACAATATCATCTTTGTGATGTCCAAGGGCTAATTTATTAATATTTTGTTCTTTCATAACTCTATAAAGAAGACCTCTTCTAATACGAGCACATAAAAAACATGGATTTTTAATAGTTTTATCAAATAAAATATCTCCTAAA
This genomic stretch from Cetobacterium ceti harbors:
- a CDS encoding FeoA family protein → MKLSELNRGESAKIIKIGRIGELKKRLVDMGVTAGEIIKLERNAPLGDPQEFIIKSTGIAIRKEDANHIEVEKFTK
- a CDS encoding FeoA family protein, producing MLVPLAFVEHNRNFIIKEIRGNSTDKNRLIEKGFCIGNNICLVKDDNNNFIVKINESKYVINFSLANKILLGDC